One segment of Arcanobacterium phocae DNA contains the following:
- the hrcA gene encoding heat-inducible transcriptional repressor HrcA: MSDERRKIVLNAIVRDYVATREPVGSKGIVERHKLSVSPATVRHDMSHLEEAGLIVQPHTSAGRVPTDAGYREFVDSIHEIKPLTIAERRAIEKVLTSAQDLDEILARATRALAKITGQVAVIQYPSLRRTALRHIELILLGQAHVLLVIITDEGRVEERTLVADRALDADDVASVRNCINAQCAGKQLSELDDAMAKVADDVPVALAELAQTVGHAVMHTLAADSEEHVVVAGRKNLAQYDADFNGTMSDMLDVLEEQVVLMRMLTHMDDGMAVHIGKENTEVELDNASVVSTSYSGTNQSSVARLGIIGPTRMDYHRTMSGVQAVASYLSHILSGTHESR; encoded by the coding sequence ATGTCAGATGAACGCCGGAAAATTGTATTAAATGCAATTGTGCGTGACTATGTTGCCACTCGGGAACCAGTTGGCTCCAAGGGTATAGTGGAGCGGCATAAGCTCAGCGTTTCTCCAGCAACTGTGCGTCACGATATGTCTCATCTAGAAGAAGCTGGTCTTATTGTCCAGCCGCACACGTCCGCCGGGCGTGTGCCGACTGATGCAGGATATCGCGAGTTCGTTGATTCAATCCACGAGATTAAGCCGCTTACGATAGCCGAACGCCGCGCAATCGAAAAAGTTCTCACTTCTGCTCAGGACCTCGATGAAATTCTGGCGCGGGCAACGCGGGCTTTGGCAAAGATTACTGGCCAAGTTGCGGTTATCCAGTATCCATCATTGCGACGTACTGCCTTGCGGCACATCGAGCTCATTTTGCTCGGGCAAGCTCATGTTTTGCTTGTTATTATCACTGACGAAGGTCGGGTAGAAGAACGAACACTGGTTGCTGATCGTGCGTTAGACGCGGATGACGTTGCCAGCGTGCGTAATTGCATCAACGCGCAGTGCGCTGGAAAACAGCTAAGCGAGCTTGATGATGCGATGGCGAAAGTTGCCGACGACGTTCCGGTAGCTCTTGCCGAGCTTGCGCAAACAGTGGGACACGCAGTTATGCACACGCTGGCAGCAGATTCGGAAGAGCATGTTGTTGTGGCCGGGCGGAAAAACCTGGCGCAGTATGATGCTGATTTCAATGGAACTATGTCTGATATGCTTGACGTTCTTGAAGAACAAGTTGTGTTGATGCGAATGCTGACGCACATGGACGATGGCATGGCCGTACATATTGGAAAAGAGAATACTGAGGTTGAATTGGATAATGCTTCTGTTGTCTCAACGTCATATTCTGGAACTAACCAGTCTTCGGTGGCTCGCCTAGGTATTATTGGGCCGACACGAATGGACTACCACCGTACTATGTCGGGTGTGCAGGCCGTAGCCTCATATCTATCTCATATACTCAGCGGGACACATGAATCTCGATAA
- a CDS encoding DUF3097 family protein: MTFDRYGSDVLASGMHTRKAARPLPVEVGMVLEDVTTGYVGEVVRVGKITGQWQMELEDRRGNRRSFELGKGFWFEGVAVDLKPPVAKLVAGRADDVRTVAGKTLTASGSLHVAHKARVARPSRIWVEGKHDAELVSKIWGEDLAYEGIMIEELFGADHLLDVLNVFNPSDEIRAGVLLDHLVPGSKESRIAEAAMRKPGVLVLGHPYVDVWQAVKPRAIGIKAWPVVPRGEDIKIGTLARLGWAHDTAEDIGLGWKRILDSVNTYTDLEPALLGRMEELIDFVTAGK; this comes from the coding sequence ATGACTTTTGATCGTTATGGCTCTGATGTTTTAGCTTCTGGTATGCACACACGCAAAGCTGCCCGGCCGCTCCCAGTGGAGGTCGGGATGGTCCTCGAAGATGTGACCACCGGATACGTAGGTGAAGTCGTCCGGGTTGGGAAAATTACCGGTCAATGGCAGATGGAGCTAGAAGATCGCCGAGGAAATCGCCGTTCGTTTGAATTAGGAAAGGGCTTTTGGTTTGAAGGCGTAGCCGTTGACCTGAAACCTCCTGTAGCCAAGCTCGTTGCCGGACGCGCCGACGATGTGCGTACAGTTGCCGGAAAGACACTAACTGCTTCGGGCTCCTTACATGTGGCTCATAAAGCTCGAGTTGCTCGGCCTTCGCGTATCTGGGTTGAAGGCAAACATGATGCTGAGCTGGTATCAAAAATCTGGGGTGAAGACTTGGCTTACGAAGGCATCATGATTGAAGAACTTTTTGGAGCCGATCACTTGCTTGATGTACTCAATGTTTTTAATCCGTCGGATGAGATCCGTGCCGGCGTACTTCTCGACCACCTTGTTCCTGGATCAAAAGAATCGCGGATTGCCGAAGCTGCAATGCGTAAACCTGGCGTTCTCGTTTTGGGACATCCATATGTTGATGTATGGCAAGCAGTAAAACCTCGCGCTATTGGGATAAAAGCGTGGCCAGTTGTTCCGCGTGGTGAAGACATTAAAATCGGAACGCTTGCCAGGCTGGGGTGGGCCCATGATACCGCGGAAGACATCGGACTAGGCTGGAAGCGTATCCTTGATTCGGTGAACACCTACACGGATCTCGAGCCAGCTCTTTTGGGCAGAATGGAAGAACTGATCGATTTTGTTACTGCCGGAAAGTAG
- the dnaJ gene encoding molecular chaperone DnaJ, translated as MADYYNTLGVDRNATPEEIKKAYRKLARKLHPDVAGPEGAEKFKEVSEAYDVLSNKEKRQMYDLGGADAVRNGGGFGGGGGGFGFGGGLDDIFSTFFGGGAAERGPASRVRRGADSLVGLSLSLKEVVFGAEKKISIDALTECSTCHGQMTAPGTDPVTCSQCHGSGSVQRVSNSILGQMVSVVACPQCQGYGTIISTPCPECAGEGRVRSHRSVTVNIPAGVENGMRIRMQGRGDAGIAGGPAGDLFLEVDIAEDPNFMRDGDNLVGFIDVPMTSAALGTTFDVETFDGPHTVKIEPGMQAGDILTLSGLGVGRLNRGTRGDLKLHISVTTPTHLDDEQRALLEQLASLRGEERQAKPVTAGESVFSKIRDKFTGRSS; from the coding sequence GTGGCTGATTATTACAACACTTTAGGGGTGGACCGTAACGCGACTCCCGAGGAAATCAAGAAAGCTTACCGTAAGCTTGCCCGCAAGCTCCATCCAGATGTTGCTGGTCCGGAGGGCGCAGAAAAGTTTAAAGAAGTCTCTGAAGCCTACGATGTGTTGTCGAACAAAGAAAAGCGCCAAATGTATGATCTTGGTGGTGCTGACGCAGTGCGTAACGGCGGCGGATTTGGCGGTGGCGGTGGAGGCTTCGGCTTCGGCGGCGGACTAGATGATATTTTTAGTACGTTCTTCGGTGGTGGCGCAGCCGAACGTGGGCCGGCGTCGCGTGTCCGCCGTGGCGCAGACTCGTTGGTCGGCCTCAGCCTGTCGTTGAAAGAAGTCGTGTTTGGCGCGGAGAAGAAAATTAGCATCGATGCGTTGACCGAGTGTTCAACCTGCCATGGGCAGATGACTGCGCCTGGTACGGATCCTGTAACGTGTTCGCAATGCCATGGTTCTGGATCGGTACAACGGGTATCGAATTCTATTTTGGGTCAGATGGTGTCGGTTGTTGCCTGTCCACAGTGTCAAGGCTACGGCACGATTATTTCGACGCCTTGTCCAGAGTGTGCTGGCGAAGGACGAGTACGGTCTCATCGTTCTGTAACGGTGAATATCCCAGCCGGTGTGGAAAACGGGATGCGGATCCGGATGCAGGGGCGTGGTGACGCAGGAATTGCGGGTGGCCCAGCAGGCGATCTGTTCTTAGAAGTTGATATTGCCGAGGATCCGAATTTCATGCGTGACGGTGATAATTTGGTTGGCTTTATCGACGTGCCAATGACCTCCGCGGCGTTGGGAACAACGTTCGACGTCGAAACATTTGATGGCCCACACACCGTCAAGATTGAACCAGGTATGCAGGCGGGAGATATTTTAACATTGTCTGGTTTGGGTGTTGGGCGGCTCAATCGCGGAACACGTGGTGATTTGAAGCTACATATTTCGGTAACTACCCCAACACATCTCGACGACGAACAACGTGCGTTGCTCGAACAGCTTGCGTCGCTGCGTGGTGAAGAACGTCAAGCCAAGCCAGTTACTGCGGGAGAGTCGGTCTTTTCTAAGATACGCGACAAGTTTACTGGTCGTTCCTCATGA
- a CDS encoding alpha/beta hydrolase fold domain-containing protein encodes MHFFIRHDVLSHLDYLPEQTTWDLPTLRSARPLPTVTPPPTVANANGVEVRIFTPRSLPANTPPRLVMVSIHGGGYVAGKAQQDDTKNAQLCELLQAIVIAPEYRLAPEYPLPAAWDDCIAVTQWAIKKYDAPIFVHGDSAGGGLAYAVGCTLRSLVAGVILFEPCIDPSMSYESFITHEHGPFWTRRAATHAWAATVGDGVAALPFPKPSAPYPPTVVVVNPVDPLRDEGIALATGLVDVGTEAELHFYPGTVHATLSAPESHIWPEIQTLIKRFVDSQITPYSQPKDLV; translated from the coding sequence ATGCATTTTTTCATTCGCCACGATGTACTGTCCCACTTGGATTATTTACCGGAACAAACGACTTGGGATCTTCCGACATTGCGGTCGGCGCGACCGTTACCGACGGTGACGCCCCCACCAACAGTTGCCAACGCAAACGGAGTGGAAGTTCGCATATTTACACCACGCTCTTTGCCCGCAAATACGCCACCTCGACTTGTTATGGTAAGTATCCATGGCGGTGGCTATGTTGCTGGAAAAGCACAACAGGACGACACGAAAAATGCTCAGCTCTGTGAGCTCTTGCAAGCTATCGTCATTGCTCCCGAATACCGACTTGCACCTGAATATCCGCTGCCAGCAGCTTGGGATGACTGCATAGCTGTGACGCAATGGGCTATCAAGAAATATGATGCGCCAATTTTTGTTCATGGAGATTCTGCTGGTGGCGGGCTCGCATATGCCGTTGGTTGTACACTTCGCTCACTAGTAGCTGGAGTTATTCTGTTTGAACCGTGCATTGACCCATCAATGTCTTACGAATCATTCATCACTCATGAACACGGCCCATTTTGGACCCGACGAGCAGCGACCCATGCGTGGGCTGCTACCGTGGGCGATGGCGTCGCAGCTTTACCTTTTCCTAAGCCCTCGGCTCCATATCCGCCGACCGTCGTCGTCGTGAACCCAGTTGATCCGCTCCGCGACGAAGGAATTGCGCTCGCCACTGGACTCGTAGATGTTGGTACGGAAGCCGAACTCCACTTTTATCCAGGAACCGTGCACGCTACTCTGTCTGCGCCCGAGTCACATATCTGGCCAGAAATTCAGACACTGATAAAACGCTTCGTGGATTCGCAGATAACTCCTTATAGTCAGCCTAAAGATCTTGTGTGA
- the pulA gene encoding pullulanase-type alpha-1,6-glucosidase, with protein MKQTKSRMSKSIVAVLSTAVLFCATLVAIPAYAAPVSVIVTGNFLSQKTNCDNWAKECPDTEMENSVEQPEVYQKTLTVPAGSWEYKIKADENWYSNVGNSNMAISVETDTEVTFQLDTRTGHVGLKLDRPEKPYSSDDDALIQTPVRNGTGENFYFVLTDRFNNGNIENDKAGLGDDRMKSGFDPTDKAFYHGGDIAGLRAKLDYIQDMGMTSLWLTPSFKNQPVQGTGKDASAGYHGYWITDFTQIDPHLGTNDELKALIDDAHARGIKVYFDIIVNHTADLVQFEGFENNGNVPYKSIAQFPYKDAQGNVFDITEHAGKSTFPQLDAHTSFPYIPKRVGNIVPDELSDVTLYHNRGNGTWESGGEDFTFGDFYTLDDLMTENPKVVTAMTDIYSTWANFGVDGFRIDTAKHVNFPFWKQWTKSIKDNATNEKFFMFGEVYNFDAQDLAPYARNTDMDATLDFGWQNSALDYLKGGSAQRLSGIYAADDLYTTPHSAAEDMPTFLGNHDMGRIGFLLRGKDNVLQREILGHELMFLTRGQPVVYYGDEQGFVGSGADKDARQSLFATKVTEYQNQQLVDGTMLGQGDHYNQSAPVYTKIKNVAKLRKDYPALNGGAQVELYADQGPGIYAFARVDRTEKIEHIVAVNNTNENKTASFPTLTSNAHYEALYGTQTPVDSSDKVEITVPAFGAVVYRANKTIDGVDNSDMTLTPEKLQSVQAKPRALDGQPTVTSALAEVKANVAAHRWTETSFAWRVIGEDQWHNLGVATGDKPRVFHDVDGIKPGTLVEYRAVSVDATGEKVATSSYASVNLDQSEIGAVEDNPLANRVFIPGTHNVAMGCSGIWKQDCPQAELKLDPASGWYTASYNLPAGEYDYKVSLNGKWDESYGEKGGVRGVSSVEGGQNSHYSLGSDQKVTFFYNPDTHEFYNTAQRSSWTLPGSFNKALGCTGGVNGGDWDPACLVTLMADPENDGVFIYETLAIPAGDYEVKAVENFNWNNTNIGCPGHQNDNCPFTAQENKMTRFTLDTKNKTLTISAVDPTKYIEYQTHWLSPDTFAWPTQLGNDGTWELYWASNGGIKFDDGISGFEGHVALTKDTRGLSTELKKMDPQLRDYTALHPEKPIENIEKVLTGQLVVVYKNPRGVPLYAGGVQIPRVLDALYADSAAKRSQGVSFDDGVPSLALWAPTAKTVKLRLFDEPGKNGVVEDKFTEHTMTRQDDGTWTITGKAEWKNRPYQYDVEVYVPEIATVSSQPDQKAKAETIQHNIVTDPNSVALAVNSTHSVIADLTDKAFVPEGWPGQAPKLDNFAQHAIYELNVRDFSIADQTVPAEKRGTYAAFAEQNSDGMKHLKQLSAAGMNTIHLLPTNDIGSIPELRADQKVPSVPETGADHAEQQAAVMKVAEEDGFNWGYDPYHYAAPEGSYATAENQYGGKRTMEYRQMVAGLHQAGYQVILDQVYNHTYSSAQYDKSTFDRVVPGYYYRLDMKGTTLNTPCCSEVATEHKMAEDHMIDSIVTWAKAYKVDGFRFDLMGFHSRDTMEKVRSALDELTVEKDGIDGKKMYLYGEGWNFGSVANDARFKQARQGNLDGTGIGSFNDRLRDGVHGHGDNKFEQGFGNGLATAPNSHSTGDQAAYDKLKQKTDLIRLGLAGNLRDYEFYTSDGKWTRGDHIDYAGQPAGFASEPYESVNYVDAHDNETLYDLNVFGLPQDTSMSDRVRMNTLSLATVALGQSPMFWHGGTDILRSKSLDRNSYNSGDYFNQIDWSLQTNNFGIGLPPERDNKTQWDNMAPLLRKTSLKPDKAAMQSASVQAQELLKLRSSSPLFTLGSADLIKERVTFPDAGSWAEPGMIMMRISDPLPAKEPAPITAIRHLVRAAGVVNIPSAIDIDPEISDVLVVFNATPETKEKLINELKGIDYQLSDVQANGADDVVKATTWNKTEGKISIPARSVVVLVDKQEKIADTVAPIVSVDPVNVSLNVGAAAPSLLDGISATDDVDGVLDPSVIVTKVEKVDNDVVTLVDKISTDTPAKYKVTYTVRDQAGNESQPVTRTYTVVSQLQTEDTESPVLSVQPADVNLTVGDALPSKEQLLDGVSATDNIDDDLTIDAQLQAGATTDKPGKFTVTYTVTDKAGNTVTAQRVYHVVDHAVDPEPQPDPQPDPQPEPQPDPQPDPQPEPQPDPQPQPDPQPDAQPGDQTDNQPQLQPSDPIVMQHQASELSRTGVQAIWLGLVALALLGVGMPMAWNRRNRA; from the coding sequence ATGAAGCAAACTAAATCTCGGATGTCAAAGTCGATCGTGGCTGTTCTATCAACGGCTGTTCTCTTCTGCGCCACACTAGTTGCGATACCTGCGTATGCTGCACCAGTATCAGTTATTGTCACCGGGAATTTTTTATCTCAAAAAACAAACTGTGATAATTGGGCAAAAGAGTGTCCCGATACTGAAATGGAAAACAGTGTCGAACAACCCGAAGTCTATCAGAAGACGCTCACTGTCCCCGCAGGATCATGGGAATACAAAATCAAAGCCGATGAAAACTGGTATTCCAATGTGGGCAACAGTAATATGGCTATCTCTGTTGAAACAGATACCGAAGTCACCTTTCAGCTCGATACCCGGACCGGGCACGTTGGGTTGAAACTAGATCGCCCAGAAAAACCCTACTCATCTGACGACGATGCGCTGATTCAGACGCCTGTTCGTAACGGAACAGGTGAAAACTTCTATTTCGTGCTTACTGATCGTTTTAATAACGGAAATATCGAAAACGACAAGGCCGGCTTGGGCGATGACCGAATGAAATCCGGCTTCGATCCAACTGATAAGGCCTTCTATCACGGCGGTGACATTGCAGGGTTACGTGCAAAACTCGATTACATTCAAGATATGGGGATGACTTCTCTGTGGTTAACTCCGTCGTTCAAAAATCAGCCAGTACAAGGTACTGGTAAAGATGCAAGCGCGGGATACCACGGCTACTGGATTACGGACTTCACCCAAATTGATCCTCACCTTGGTACAAATGATGAGCTCAAAGCGCTTATTGATGACGCGCATGCCCGAGGTATCAAGGTGTATTTCGACATTATCGTCAACCATACCGCTGATCTGGTCCAATTCGAGGGATTCGAAAACAATGGAAATGTTCCATACAAGTCCATCGCGCAATTCCCATATAAAGATGCTCAAGGAAATGTTTTCGATATTACTGAACATGCTGGAAAATCAACTTTCCCGCAGTTAGATGCACATACTTCCTTCCCTTACATCCCTAAACGAGTAGGAAATATCGTTCCAGACGAACTTAGTGATGTGACGCTGTACCATAATCGTGGAAACGGGACATGGGAAAGCGGTGGAGAAGACTTCACTTTTGGAGACTTCTACACGCTCGATGACCTCATGACTGAAAATCCCAAAGTCGTTACTGCGATGACGGATATATATTCAACATGGGCCAATTTTGGTGTTGATGGATTCCGTATTGATACGGCTAAGCACGTCAATTTCCCATTCTGGAAGCAATGGACGAAGAGCATTAAAGACAATGCTACGAACGAGAAATTCTTCATGTTCGGCGAAGTCTATAACTTTGACGCGCAAGACTTAGCGCCTTACGCACGTAATACCGATATGGATGCAACCCTTGACTTTGGATGGCAAAATTCGGCATTAGACTACCTCAAAGGCGGAAGCGCACAAAGGTTAAGTGGAATATATGCGGCTGACGATCTCTACACCACACCTCATTCGGCGGCTGAAGATATGCCAACCTTCCTTGGTAATCACGATATGGGACGTATTGGTTTCCTACTCCGAGGAAAAGATAATGTTCTACAGCGCGAAATTCTTGGCCATGAGCTTATGTTCCTTACTCGTGGACAACCTGTTGTGTACTACGGAGACGAACAAGGATTTGTTGGCAGTGGGGCAGATAAAGATGCCCGTCAATCGTTATTTGCTACGAAAGTGACGGAATACCAGAATCAACAACTTGTTGATGGAACAATGCTCGGGCAGGGCGATCACTATAATCAATCAGCTCCGGTGTACACAAAAATCAAAAATGTTGCCAAGCTTCGCAAAGACTATCCTGCATTAAATGGTGGTGCGCAAGTGGAGCTGTACGCAGATCAAGGTCCGGGCATATATGCATTTGCTCGGGTAGATCGCACCGAGAAAATTGAGCATATAGTTGCGGTAAATAACACCAACGAAAACAAGACGGCTTCTTTCCCAACACTGACTAGCAACGCTCACTACGAAGCTCTTTATGGGACGCAAACCCCGGTGGATTCTTCCGATAAAGTTGAAATCACGGTTCCCGCCTTTGGCGCAGTTGTTTATCGCGCCAATAAAACAATCGATGGCGTCGATAATTCTGATATGACTCTGACACCAGAAAAACTGCAATCAGTGCAGGCAAAACCTCGCGCACTGGATGGACAGCCAACAGTGACATCTGCACTAGCTGAAGTTAAAGCAAATGTGGCTGCTCACCGTTGGACGGAAACTTCTTTCGCATGGCGTGTGATTGGTGAAGACCAATGGCATAATTTGGGAGTCGCAACGGGTGATAAACCACGTGTCTTCCATGATGTTGATGGTATCAAGCCAGGTACCCTCGTCGAATATCGCGCGGTGAGCGTTGATGCGACTGGAGAAAAAGTAGCTACTAGTTCGTATGCTTCTGTCAATTTAGATCAGAGTGAGATCGGGGCAGTAGAAGACAACCCGCTTGCTAACCGGGTCTTTATCCCAGGAACTCACAATGTCGCAATGGGTTGTTCTGGTATCTGGAAGCAGGACTGCCCACAAGCCGAACTCAAGCTTGACCCAGCATCAGGCTGGTACACGGCATCATACAATTTACCTGCGGGTGAATATGACTATAAAGTCTCGTTAAATGGTAAATGGGACGAATCGTATGGAGAAAAGGGCGGTGTACGCGGTGTTTCCTCAGTAGAAGGCGGACAAAACTCTCATTATAGTCTTGGCTCTGATCAAAAGGTGACGTTCTTCTACAACCCAGATACACACGAGTTCTATAACACCGCCCAGCGTTCTAGCTGGACATTGCCCGGTTCGTTTAACAAAGCATTAGGATGTACCGGTGGTGTTAACGGCGGCGACTGGGATCCGGCCTGTCTCGTCACTTTGATGGCAGATCCGGAAAATGACGGTGTTTTCATCTATGAAACACTCGCCATACCGGCAGGTGACTATGAGGTTAAAGCAGTTGAAAACTTCAACTGGAATAATACCAATATTGGATGCCCTGGACATCAGAACGATAACTGTCCGTTCACTGCGCAAGAAAACAAAATGACTCGTTTTACGTTGGATACGAAGAATAAGACGCTGACTATCTCTGCGGTGGATCCAACGAAATATATCGAGTACCAAACCCACTGGTTAAGCCCCGACACTTTTGCCTGGCCAACCCAACTCGGCAATGACGGTACCTGGGAGTTGTACTGGGCATCTAACGGCGGCATCAAGTTCGATGATGGTATATCCGGTTTTGAAGGGCATGTTGCTCTTACTAAAGACACGCGTGGTTTGTCCACAGAGCTGAAGAAGATGGATCCGCAGCTTCGCGATTACACTGCGTTGCATCCGGAGAAACCCATCGAGAATATCGAAAAAGTGTTAACTGGTCAGCTCGTAGTTGTTTACAAGAATCCTCGCGGGGTTCCGCTTTACGCCGGTGGCGTCCAAATACCGCGAGTTCTGGATGCACTTTATGCTGACAGTGCAGCCAAACGCTCGCAAGGAGTTTCTTTTGACGACGGCGTTCCGTCGCTCGCCCTTTGGGCGCCAACTGCGAAGACAGTAAAGTTACGGCTCTTTGACGAACCAGGGAAGAACGGCGTCGTCGAAGATAAGTTCACCGAACACACGATGACTCGTCAGGATGACGGAACGTGGACTATCACAGGCAAAGCTGAGTGGAAGAACCGTCCTTATCAGTATGACGTCGAAGTCTATGTTCCCGAAATCGCGACTGTATCAAGTCAGCCCGATCAAAAGGCCAAGGCAGAAACAATTCAGCACAACATCGTCACCGATCCTAACTCAGTGGCCTTAGCTGTCAACTCTACCCACTCGGTGATCGCTGATTTAACGGACAAGGCATTTGTACCCGAGGGCTGGCCAGGTCAGGCACCAAAGCTCGATAATTTTGCTCAGCATGCGATTTATGAATTAAATGTTCGAGATTTTTCGATTGCTGATCAGACCGTTCCTGCAGAAAAGCGCGGAACTTATGCTGCATTCGCTGAACAAAATTCAGATGGAATGAAACACCTCAAACAGCTTTCTGCAGCTGGCATGAACACGATCCATCTGTTGCCAACTAATGACATTGGTTCTATTCCAGAGTTGCGCGCTGATCAAAAAGTGCCTTCTGTGCCGGAAACGGGAGCAGACCATGCCGAACAGCAAGCAGCCGTGATGAAGGTTGCCGAAGAAGATGGCTTCAACTGGGGCTATGACCCGTATCATTACGCAGCACCTGAAGGATCATATGCCACGGCAGAAAATCAATACGGTGGCAAACGGACCATGGAGTACCGGCAGATGGTAGCCGGGCTACACCAAGCTGGCTATCAAGTAATCCTGGATCAGGTATACAACCACACGTATTCATCGGCACAGTACGATAAATCGACGTTTGATCGCGTCGTTCCAGGCTATTACTACCGTTTAGATATGAAGGGGACGACGCTGAATACGCCGTGTTGTTCCGAGGTCGCTACCGAACACAAGATGGCCGAAGACCATATGATTGACTCGATTGTTACCTGGGCGAAAGCCTATAAGGTTGACGGTTTCCGCTTCGATCTGATGGGTTTCCATTCTCGCGACACTATGGAAAAGGTTCGCAGTGCTTTGGACGAACTCACTGTTGAAAAGGACGGCATCGACGGCAAGAAGATGTACCTGTATGGTGAGGGCTGGAACTTTGGTTCGGTTGCCAATGATGCTCGCTTCAAGCAGGCCCGCCAGGGCAATCTCGATGGCACAGGAATCGGGTCATTTAATGATCGGTTGCGTGATGGCGTCCACGGCCATGGTGATAACAAGTTCGAACAAGGCTTCGGAAATGGATTAGCAACTGCGCCGAACTCGCATAGTACTGGTGATCAAGCTGCCTACGACAAACTCAAGCAAAAGACGGATCTGATCCGGCTTGGTTTGGCAGGTAACTTGCGAGACTATGAGTTCTACACGTCCGATGGAAAGTGGACGCGTGGCGACCATATCGATTACGCTGGACAGCCGGCAGGTTTTGCGTCTGAACCGTATGAATCTGTGAACTATGTCGATGCGCACGATAATGAGACGTTGTATGACTTAAACGTCTTTGGCCTTCCACAAGATACCTCGATGTCAGATCGAGTACGGATGAATACACTGTCATTGGCGACGGTGGCTTTGGGCCAGTCGCCAATGTTCTGGCACGGCGGAACTGACATTTTGCGCTCTAAATCGTTGGATCGTAATTCCTATAATTCTGGTGACTACTTCAACCAGATTGATTGGAGTTTGCAGACCAACAACTTTGGTATCGGATTGCCGCCAGAACGCGACAATAAAACACAGTGGGACAATATGGCACCATTGCTTCGGAAAACATCGCTGAAACCTGACAAAGCGGCAATGCAATCAGCGAGTGTACAAGCACAAGAACTGCTGAAGCTACGCTCCTCATCGCCATTGTTTACGTTGGGATCTGCTGATTTAATCAAAGAACGCGTGACATTCCCGGATGCTGGATCTTGGGCTGAACCGGGGATGATTATGATGCGAATTAGTGATCCACTGCCAGCAAAAGAACCTGCTCCTATTACAGCAATACGGCATCTAGTTCGGGCTGCAGGAGTAGTAAATATCCCATCTGCTATAGATATTGATCCAGAAATTTCAGATGTCCTCGTGGTCTTCAATGCCACACCAGAAACAAAGGAAAAGTTAATCAATGAATTGAAAGGAATCGATTATCAGCTCTCGGATGTGCAAGCTAATGGCGCTGATGATGTTGTTAAAGCAACGACCTGGAATAAGACCGAAGGTAAAATCTCGATTCCTGCCCGCTCGGTTGTTGTATTAGTGGATAAGCAAGAAAAGATCGCTGACACAGTTGCACCAATTGTTAGCGTCGATCCGGTCAATGTCAGTTTGAATGTTGGTGCAGCTGCTCCGTCACTTTTGGACGGTATTTCTGCCACTGACGACGTTGATGGCGTTCTTGACCCAAGCGTTATCGTGACGAAGGTGGAGAAGGTTGATAACGACGTCGTCACACTGGTTGACAAGATATCTACGGACACTCCAGCCAAATACAAAGTAACATACACGGTCCGTGATCAAGCGGGGAACGAATCACAACCAGTAACTCGTACCTATACAGTTGTCAGCCAATTACAGACAGAAGATACCGAATCTCCGGTTCTTAGTGTGCAGCCAGCTGACGTGAATCTGACCGTAGGGGATGCGCTTCCCTCCAAGGAACAGTTACTAGACGGAGTTAGTGCAACCGATAACATTGACGACGATCTAACGATCGATGCGCAGTTGCAAGCCGGTGCCACAACGGATAAACCCGGTAAGTTTACTGTGACCTACACCGTGACTGATAAGGCCGGCAATACCGTAACTGCGCAGCGTGTTTACCACGTTGTGGATCATGCGGTGGATCCCGAGCCGCAGCCAGATCCGCAACCCGATCCGCAACCCGAGCCGCAGCCAGATCCGCAACCCGATCCGCAACCCGAGCCGCAGCCGGATCCGCAGCCGCAGCCAGATCCGCAGCCCGATGCGCAACCAGGAGACCAAACTGACAACCAACCGCAGCTTCAGCCATCAGATCCAATAGTTATGCAGCATCAAGCAAGCGAACTATCACGGACTGGTGTTCAAGCTATCTGGCTAGGTCTTGTAGCTCTAGCACTACTTGGTGTGGGTATGCCAATGGCGTGGAACCGTCGAAACCGAGCCTAA